A region from the Nesterenkonia lacusekhoensis genome encodes:
- a CDS encoding sensor histidine kinase — translation MAIYEEPLTGHRHISERDVEWVHALVGDWQLLSDLAFSDLVLWFPSTEEGFVSAEERSFIALAQARPSTTQTLVHRDVVGDRIRADLKPMVERAWSAQVVTNSSDQGQPSPARMRVQAVPLVRSGRTLAVITLHFSVAALRTPSRLELTYRRCAEELLAMVSAGRWPDTAQEFTGYSGAPRVGDGLLRLDSDGEITFASPNAVSALLRLGVSDALEGRSLASIGAELQRATGVAVDESQPLMLTGKRAMRAELEAHGATVTLRSIPLYRGEERFAALVLCRDVTELRRRDKQLMSKDATIKEIHHRVKNNLQTVSALLRMQSRRMDSSEGRHGLERAMRRVETIAMVHDSLSQGLAESVDVDELMRRQLRLAAEMAQSDRQVVTELEGSFGQLPPDMVTPLALVITEIVANAVEHGFGQGDQERSALTVKTSVHRHTDAAGRQRLDLEVLDDGVGLPDDQWEPGLGLQIVQTLVRGELSGSIEWKTAEDTKMGTRVILRAPIIAP, via the coding sequence ATGGCGATCTACGAAGAACCCCTGACGGGGCACCGGCACATCTCCGAGCGGGACGTCGAATGGGTCCACGCTCTGGTGGGGGACTGGCAGCTGCTCTCTGATCTGGCCTTCTCTGATCTGGTCCTCTGGTTCCCCAGCACGGAGGAGGGCTTCGTCTCCGCCGAGGAACGGTCGTTCATCGCTCTGGCGCAGGCGCGGCCGTCCACCACGCAGACGCTGGTCCATCGCGATGTGGTCGGAGACCGCATCCGGGCCGACCTCAAACCGATGGTGGAGCGAGCCTGGTCAGCCCAGGTTGTCACCAACTCCTCGGATCAGGGCCAGCCCTCTCCGGCCAGGATGCGTGTCCAGGCGGTGCCGCTGGTGCGCTCGGGGCGCACTCTGGCGGTCATCACTCTGCACTTCTCCGTCGCGGCGCTGCGCACCCCTTCTCGGCTGGAGCTGACCTACCGCCGCTGCGCCGAAGAGCTGCTCGCCATGGTCTCTGCGGGACGGTGGCCGGACACTGCGCAGGAGTTCACCGGCTACAGCGGCGCGCCGCGCGTCGGTGACGGCCTGCTGCGCCTGGACAGTGATGGTGAGATCACCTTCGCCAGCCCCAATGCCGTCTCGGCTCTTCTGCGGCTGGGAGTCTCCGATGCGCTGGAGGGACGCTCTCTGGCGAGCATCGGAGCGGAGCTGCAGCGGGCCACCGGCGTCGCCGTCGATGAGTCCCAGCCGCTGATGCTCACCGGCAAGCGGGCCATGCGGGCTGAGCTCGAAGCTCACGGCGCCACTGTCACCCTGCGGTCGATCCCGCTCTACCGCGGCGAGGAGCGCTTCGCGGCTCTGGTGCTCTGCCGTGATGTCACCGAGCTGCGGCGCCGGGACAAGCAGCTGATGTCCAAGGACGCCACCATCAAGGAGATCCACCACCGGGTGAAGAACAATCTCCAGACGGTCTCGGCTCTGCTGCGCATGCAGTCCCGCCGCATGGACTCCTCGGAGGGCCGGCACGGCCTGGAGCGGGCTATGCGCCGCGTGGAGACCATTGCGATGGTCCATGACTCTCTCTCCCAGGGATTGGCGGAGAGTGTGGATGTGGACGAGCTCATGCGTCGGCAGCTGCGGCTGGCCGCAGAGATGGCGCAGTCCGACCGTCAGGTGGTCACCGAGCTGGAGGGAAGCTTCGGCCAGCTTCCCCCGGACATGGTGACCCCCTTGGCCCTGGTCATCACCGAGATCGTCGCCAACGCGGTGGAGCACGGGTTCGGGCAGGGGGACCAGGAGCGCAGCGCGCTGACGGTCAAGACCTCGGTGCACCGTCATACCGACGCCGCTGGGCGCCAGCGTCTGGATCTGGAGGTGCTCGACGACGGCGTCGGGCTGCCTGACGACCAGTGGGAGCCCGGCCTGGGGCTGCAGATCGTCCAGACCCTGGTGCGCGGAGAGCTGTCCGGTTCCAT